The following are from one region of the Leptolyngbya iicbica LK genome:
- the cruG gene encoding 2'-O-glycosyltransferase CruG, which translates to MFSSVSLGWLGSAIALCLFVVQLPAVMVLLARLLKGPTRRPPLQPRAMTPDQVGQVSVVVPTLNEALRVAPCLTGLSQQTAEVREVLVVDSRSTDGTREIVQKAQETDARIRLLTDDPLPSDWVGRPWALHYGYLQSSADSHWILGLDADTQPQPGLVAALIAAATAEQYDLVSLSPRFILKGLGEIWLQPALLMTLVYRFGPTGASESGAERVMANGQCFLCRRDLLQKLDGYTRARLSFCDDVTLAREAAKAGAKVGFWDGAKLLKVRMYEGLAETWKEWGRSLDLKDASSRGQIWGDLWFLTCVQALPWLSLPLLLWNLSSGPPTLPLQLSLGLNASLIAARVALQLAILPSYDLSQSPNRWIFWLSPLADPLAVLRIWLSSLRTPKTWRGRQYDLAATLPSQP; encoded by the coding sequence ATGTTTTCTTCTGTTTCTCTGGGGTGGCTCGGCAGTGCGATCGCGCTGTGCCTGTTCGTGGTGCAGTTACCGGCCGTGATGGTGTTGCTGGCCCGCTTGCTCAAGGGACCTACTCGTCGCCCGCCACTACAACCTCGCGCCATGACGCCGGATCAAGTGGGCCAAGTCAGTGTCGTTGTGCCGACCCTCAACGAAGCCCTGCGCGTAGCTCCTTGTTTGACCGGACTCTCCCAGCAAACAGCAGAAGTGCGAGAGGTGCTGGTGGTGGATAGTCGGTCAACCGATGGCACTCGCGAAATTGTGCAAAAAGCCCAGGAAACCGATGCCCGCATTCGCCTACTGACGGATGATCCGCTGCCGTCCGACTGGGTGGGCCGACCTTGGGCACTCCATTACGGTTACTTGCAGAGTTCGGCAGATAGTCACTGGATTTTGGGGCTCGACGCCGATACTCAGCCGCAGCCAGGACTCGTGGCCGCGCTCATTGCTGCGGCCACAGCCGAGCAGTATGACCTCGTCTCACTCTCGCCGCGCTTTATTTTGAAAGGATTGGGCGAGATTTGGCTGCAGCCAGCTTTATTGATGACGCTGGTGTATCGATTTGGCCCCACGGGTGCGTCAGAAAGTGGTGCGGAACGGGTGATGGCCAATGGCCAGTGCTTTCTTTGTCGTCGCGACCTGTTGCAGAAATTGGATGGCTATACCCGTGCTCGCCTGTCGTTTTGTGATGATGTGACTCTGGCCCGTGAAGCGGCTAAGGCAGGAGCCAAGGTAGGGTTTTGGGATGGTGCGAAGCTGCTCAAAGTGCGCATGTATGAAGGGTTGGCGGAAACCTGGAAGGAATGGGGGCGATCGCTCGATCTCAAAGATGCATCTTCGCGAGGCCAAATCTGGGGCGATTTGTGGTTTCTGACCTGCGTACAAGCCTTGCCCTGGCTGAGTTTGCCGCTACTGTTGTGGAACTTGAGCAGTGGGCCGCCCACTCTGCCCCTTCAGCTGAGTTTGGGTCTCAATGCGAGTCTGATCGCCGCCCGTGTCGCTCTACAGTTGGCGATTTTGCCTTCGTACGATTTGAGCCAATCACCCAACCGCTGGATATTTTGGCTGTCGCCGCTGGCCGATCCCCTCGCGGTACTCCGCATTTGGCTCTCTTCGCTACGCACGCCCAAGACTTGGCGCGGTCGGCAATACGATTTGGCTGCCACGTTACCGTCTCAGCCGTAG
- a CDS encoding glycosyltransferase family 2 protein: protein MFSIYILTYNEELDIAACIESAMVSDDIIVVDSCSRDRTVEIASQYPVRVIEHPFESHGQQRTWMLENIPAKYEWAYILEADERMTPELFQECCQVIQQSEHVGYYAAERVMFMDRWIKHSTQFPRYQLRLLQLGKVWFTDYGHTEREVCEGSTGFLQETYPHYTCGKGMSRWIEKHNRYSTDEAKETLRQLQSGQVNWRNLFWGKTEVERRHALKDLSLRLPLRPLVRWFYMYFILGGWRDGEAGFAWCTLQGFYEYLIVLKVKELKRQQTSATPTPPKPTVPKPIKQTADQTVVR, encoded by the coding sequence ATGTTTTCGATTTACATTCTGACCTATAACGAAGAGCTGGATATTGCCGCTTGCATTGAGTCAGCCATGGTGTCTGACGACATTATTGTGGTGGACTCTTGTAGCCGCGATCGCACCGTCGAAATTGCATCGCAGTATCCGGTGCGGGTCATTGAGCATCCCTTTGAGAGTCACGGCCAGCAGCGAACTTGGATGCTAGAAAATATTCCGGCCAAATATGAGTGGGCCTATATTTTGGAAGCGGATGAGCGCATGACGCCTGAGCTGTTTCAAGAATGCTGCCAGGTGATTCAGCAGTCGGAGCATGTCGGCTACTACGCCGCTGAGCGCGTCATGTTTATGGATCGGTGGATCAAACACAGCACTCAATTTCCGCGCTATCAGTTGCGGCTGCTGCAACTGGGCAAGGTCTGGTTTACCGACTATGGCCATACCGAGCGGGAAGTGTGTGAGGGTTCTACGGGCTTTTTGCAGGAAACTTATCCCCACTACACCTGCGGCAAGGGCATGAGCCGCTGGATTGAAAAGCACAATCGTTATTCGACGGACGAAGCTAAAGAGACGCTCAGACAACTGCAATCCGGCCAGGTCAACTGGCGCAATTTATTTTGGGGCAAAACGGAAGTCGAACGCCGTCACGCCCTGAAAGACCTATCCCTGCGGCTCCCCCTGCGTCCGTTGGTGCGCTGGTTTTACATGTATTTCATCCTGGGCGGCTGGCGCGATGGAGAAGCCGGGTTTGCCTGGTGTACGCTCCAGGGTTTTTATGAATATCTCATTGTGCTGAAGGTCAAAGAACTCAAGCGCCAACAGACCTCTGCGACCCCGACGCCCCCAAAGCCAACGGTCCCAAAGCCGATTAAACAGACGGCTGATCAGACGGTCGTGCGTTAA
- a CDS encoding FAD-dependent oxidoreductase — MAVEYDLVIVGGTSEGITAATAASRYGARVALILQGLDSGRSHLIQQGLWSLTATHPLAMPPGESGVSPWQWAKQRATLIADTLTRDTAVRLMVQGVDVIAETGQIVGDRPLTLVTATRRLTTRKLLIATGSHAIAPPLPGLATVPYDTPATLCQREHLPSSVVILGGSPMGIGLAQWLARWSVKVTLLTASTQFFTTEDPDVAGWLTAQLRADGVDMCLGARIISVSQPPDPPSGTAIAVQLESARITADSLVVATRPGPYLHDLGLQHCLPRDRPLTVNAHLQTEHPRIYACGAAIGGDELPAIARQEAECAVHNALLWPRRRVNYQTLPYELPTQPPTARVGFTELQAVQRFGASAVLVARQSLYENPTAQWREATSGFCKLIAHRDGRLLGCHSVGPEASVWVQAVALLMAAKTPWWHLANSPTLPDSLMEIVRQAAQQWESDRWQPGQWRRDWAENWCNWRRNT; from the coding sequence ATGGCAGTCGAGTACGATTTGGTGATTGTCGGCGGCACCTCAGAGGGCATCACCGCTGCGACAGCGGCCAGCCGCTATGGGGCCAGGGTAGCGCTGATCTTACAGGGGTTAGACAGTGGCCGATCGCACCTCATACAGCAGGGACTGTGGTCCCTCACGGCGACGCATCCCCTTGCCATGCCGCCTGGGGAGAGTGGGGTGTCGCCGTGGCAATGGGCCAAACAACGGGCCACCTTAATTGCGGATACCTTGACTCGTGACACTGCTGTACGGTTGATGGTGCAAGGGGTTGATGTCATCGCGGAGACTGGGCAGATAGTGGGCGATCGCCCGCTCACATTAGTCACCGCAACTCGCCGACTGACGACCCGCAAATTGTTAATCGCCACAGGCAGTCACGCGATCGCTCCCCCCCTACCCGGATTGGCGACGGTGCCTTACGACACGCCCGCAACGCTTTGCCAACGAGAACATCTGCCGTCGAGTGTGGTGATTTTGGGTGGCAGTCCGATGGGGATCGGACTCGCCCAGTGGTTGGCCCGTTGGTCGGTCAAGGTCACTTTGCTGACTGCGAGTACCCAGTTTTTCACTACCGAAGACCCGGATGTGGCGGGCTGGCTGACCGCGCAACTGCGGGCTGATGGCGTCGATATGTGCCTGGGAGCCCGCATCATATCGGTATCGCAACCGCCTGACCCGCCATCTGGCACAGCGATCGCCGTCCAACTCGAATCTGCAAGGATCACAGCCGACTCGCTGGTAGTAGCGACCCGCCCTGGACCTTACCTGCACGATTTGGGTCTCCAACACTGTTTGCCGCGCGATCGCCCACTGACAGTGAATGCTCACCTGCAAACCGAGCATCCGCGCATTTATGCCTGTGGGGCTGCGATCGGGGGGGATGAGCTGCCGGCGATCGCCCGCCAAGAAGCCGAATGTGCCGTCCACAATGCACTTCTGTGGCCGCGTCGTCGCGTCAATTATCAAACGCTGCCCTATGAGTTGCCCACGCAACCGCCGACGGCGCGGGTGGGCTTCACTGAATTGCAAGCTGTGCAGCGATTTGGTGCGTCAGCGGTGCTGGTGGCGCGGCAGTCGCTGTATGAAAATCCCACAGCCCAATGGCGCGAAGCCACCAGTGGCTTTTGTAAGCTCATCGCCCACCGGGACGGGCGCTTGCTGGGGTGTCATAGTGTGGGGCCAGAAGCCTCAGTCTGGGTGCAGGCAGTGGCGTTATTGATGGCGGCAAAAACGCCTTGGTGGCACCTCGCCAACTCGCCAACGTTGCCCGACAGCCTGATGGAAATTGTGCGACAGGCGGCCCAGCAATGGGAAAGCGATCGCTGGCAACCAGGCCAATGGCGACGCGACTGGGCCGAGAACTGGTGTAACTGGCGACGTAACACTTGA
- the ycaC gene encoding isochorismate family cysteine hydrolase YcaC, with protein MTTSFEYNRLNKDDAAVLMVDHQAGLISLVQDYPPNEFKNNVLALADIAKFFNLPTILTTSFEQGPNGPIVPELKEMFPDAPYIARPGQINAWDNDDFVAAVKATGKKQLIIAGIVTDVCVAFVALSAIEAGFDVFVVTDASGTFDETVRAAAWERMSAAGVQLLNWFAVACELHRDWRNDIEGLGNLLSNHIPLYRGLMTSYFARAGQ; from the coding sequence ATGACGACTTCTTTCGAGTACAACCGCTTGAACAAAGATGACGCCGCGGTGCTGATGGTGGATCACCAAGCTGGTTTGATTTCCCTGGTGCAGGACTATCCCCCGAATGAATTTAAGAACAACGTGTTGGCGTTGGCTGATATTGCCAAGTTCTTTAACCTGCCGACCATCCTGACGACCAGCTTTGAGCAAGGTCCTAATGGTCCCATCGTGCCGGAACTGAAAGAGATGTTTCCTGATGCGCCTTACATTGCGCGTCCGGGGCAGATCAATGCTTGGGACAACGATGATTTTGTCGCAGCGGTGAAAGCCACTGGCAAAAAGCAGCTCATTATTGCGGGGATTGTGACGGATGTCTGTGTGGCATTTGTAGCGCTGTCCGCGATCGAGGCTGGCTTTGATGTCTTCGTAGTTACGGATGCGTCTGGCACCTTTGACGAAACGGTTCGAGCCGCTGCTTGGGAACGCATGAGCGCGGCGGGTGTACAACTGCTCAACTGGTTCGCCGTAGCTTGTGAACTCCACCGCGACTGGCGCAATGATATTGAAGGGCTGGGCAACCTGTTGTCTAACCACATTCCGCTCTATCGCGGCTTGATGACCAGCTACTTTGCTCGCGCTGGTCAATAG
- a CDS encoding antibiotic biosynthesis monooxygenase: MTTASQHVTAVITHRVRSGRETGYEEWIKGIAADARQFAGHLGVNILRPQPGATSDYVIVLQFDSCPHLNAWLNSDVRKGWIDRVQPLIQEQESVQVLTGLEGWFQLPAQATPKAPKRYKQAILVWVGVMIVSLLVHPLIAPLMQYLPWLLRVAVSVAITVVLLSYLIMPQLTRWFKVWLFT; this comes from the coding sequence ATGACCACTGCCAGCCAGCATGTTACTGCTGTCATTACCCATCGCGTGCGATCGGGTCGCGAGACCGGATACGAAGAATGGATCAAAGGCATTGCCGCCGATGCTCGCCAGTTTGCCGGACACTTAGGCGTTAATATCCTGCGTCCGCAGCCCGGAGCTACGTCTGACTATGTAATTGTGCTTCAATTCGACTCATGCCCTCACTTGAATGCGTGGCTCAATTCGGATGTCCGTAAAGGTTGGATTGATCGGGTCCAACCCCTAATTCAAGAACAGGAATCGGTACAGGTATTGACGGGGTTAGAAGGCTGGTTTCAGCTTCCGGCTCAGGCCACGCCCAAAGCCCCCAAGCGATATAAGCAAGCGATTTTGGTCTGGGTGGGAGTGATGATTGTGTCCCTGTTGGTGCATCCCCTGATTGCTCCGTTGATGCAATATTTACCCTGGCTGCTGCGGGTCGCCGTGAGTGTTGCCATTACGGTAGTGTTGCTGTCTTACCTCATCATGCCGCAGTTGACGCGGTGGTTTAAGGTGTGGCTGTTTACCTAG
- a CDS encoding toll/interleukin-1 receptor domain-containing protein — protein sequence MANEEQLALLKQGVQSWNAWRKKIPGKKIDLSGAVLQGANLKGANLKGAVLQGVNLKGAKLRYAHLSHADLDSANLSDAYLRYAYLHRVFLRYADLSEANLCDTHLNEANLSGANLSRAVLRYADLSGADLSDADLSGAVLHDAVLNNAVLRDANLSEANLSGAVLHDADLGDAVLTSANLSGTNLSDAILSGTILRDAILRGAILHMANLSGADLSDADLRDADLCDGVLTDANLYMADFSGANLRHADICNAVLIETVFADVDLGKVKGLAECLHHGPSTIDYRTLARSGQLPESFLRGIGLSNTFIDYIPSLLTNQPIQFYSCFISYSHQDEEFAKRLHADLQDKGVRCWYAPEDLPIGAKMRVDIDQAIRKHDKLLLILSEHSVNSQWVESEVESALEKERQSNKLVLFPVRLDDTVMTSSDGWAGLIKRSRNIGNFCNWKDYDAYQQVFERLLRDLKPALTEQA from the coding sequence ATGGCAAATGAAGAACAATTGGCTTTGCTTAAGCAAGGAGTTCAAAGCTGGAACGCTTGGAGAAAGAAGATTCCAGGCAAAAAAATAGACCTTAGCGGAGCCGTCCTCCAAGGAGCCAATCTCAAAGGAGCCAACCTCAAAGGAGCCGTCCTCCAAGGAGTAAACCTCAAAGGAGCTAAACTCCGCTATGCCCATCTGAGCCATGCTGACCTCGACTCTGCCAACCTAAGCGATGCCTATCTCCGCTACGCCTACCTCCATAGGGTCTTCCTCCGATATGCCGACCTCAGCGAGGCTAACCTTTGCGATACTCACCTCAACGAGGCTAACCTCAGCGGAGCTAACCTTAGCAGGGCCGTCCTCCGCTATGCCGACCTCAGCGGAGCCGACCTCAGCGATGCCGACCTCAGCGGAGCTGTTCTCCATGATGCAGTCCTCAACAATGCCGTCCTCCGTGATGCTAACCTCAGCGAGGCTAACCTCAGCGGGGCCGTCCTCCATGATGCTGACCTCGGTGATGCAGTCCTCACCAGCGCCAACCTCAGTGGGACGAACCTCAGCGATGCTATCCTCAGCGGGACTATCCTCCGTGATGCCATCCTTCGTGGTGCTATCCTCCATATGGCCAACCTCAGCGGAGCTGACCTCAGCGATGCCGACCTCCGTGATGCTGACCTTTGTGATGGAGTCCTCACCGATGCCAACCTCTACATGGCGGACTTCAGCGGAGCCAACCTCCGCCATGCCGACATCTGTAATGCAGTCCTCATCGAAACAGTATTCGCCGACGTTGATCTCGGTAAAGTTAAAGGTCTAGCAGAGTGCCTACACCACGGACCTAGCACCATTGACTATAGAACCCTAGCCCGTTCTGGTCAGTTGCCCGAGTCATTCTTGCGAGGCATCGGCTTATCCAACACCTTCATCGACTACATTCCATCCCTTTTAACCAATCAGCCCATCCAGTTCTACTCCTGCTTCATCAGCTACTCCCATCAAGATGAGGAATTTGCCAAACGACTCCATGCCGACTTGCAAGACAAAGGTGTCCGCTGCTGGTATGCTCCCGAAGACTTGCCCATCGGAGCCAAAATGCGGGTTGATATTGACCAGGCTATCCGTAAACATGACAAGCTGCTGCTGATTCTTTCCGAACACTCAGTCAACAGTCAGTGGGTGGAAAGTGAAGTGGAATCAGCCCTAGAAAAAGAACGTCAGAGCAATAAGCTAGTGCTCTTCCCAGTACGGCTAGATGACACGGTCATGACCTCTAGCGACGGGTGGGCAGGGTTGATCAAGCGATCGCGCAACATCGGCAACTTCTGCAATTGGAAAGACTACGACGCCTATCAGCAGGTTTTTGAGCGGTTGCTGCGGGATTTGAAGCCCGCACTGACAGAACAAGCGTGA
- a CDS encoding cryptochrome/photolyase family protein — protein sequence MTTGIWVLGDQLYAGQAALAQRDEHKTETPVLMIESRQHGQQRRYHAQKLVLVWSAMRHFAAELKDAGWPVSYKIAEDFATPLRQWIQEHDITTLQVMEPSDRPFLTFLQALDLPCDLEIIPNNHFLWSVDGFKAWASDRKSLLMESFYRAGRKELNVLMAGDEPVGGQWNFDKENRKPPKGKLDTPEPLTFAPDEITQAVIETVQTADFPTFGAVEPFQWAVTRDQALQVLDHFIATRLNTFGPYQDAMVTGEDTMWHALLSPYLNLGLLQPLEVIEVVEQAYHEQDLPINSVEGFIRQVMGWREYMRGLYWHVDEEYFDRNFFDHDRPLPDFFWTGDTDMNCLHQVIDQVQRTGYGHHIQRLMILANFALIAGLQPQEVEDWFHAAFIDAYDWVMQTNVLGMGLFADGGVLASKPYSASANYVNRMSDYCKGCRYNHKAKTGDDACPFNFFYWDFLDRHRDKLKSQGRMNFILANLDKMNPEDLDEIRDRAANFF from the coding sequence ATGACCACGGGCATTTGGGTATTGGGGGATCAGCTCTATGCGGGGCAGGCAGCCCTCGCCCAGCGAGACGAGCACAAAACCGAGACCCCGGTGCTCATGATCGAGTCGCGCCAGCATGGGCAACAGCGCCGCTACCACGCGCAAAAGCTCGTGCTCGTCTGGTCGGCCATGCGCCACTTTGCCGCCGAACTCAAAGATGCGGGATGGCCTGTTAGCTACAAAATCGCCGAAGATTTTGCCACACCCCTGCGCCAGTGGATTCAAGAGCACGACATCACGACCTTACAGGTGATGGAGCCCAGCGATCGCCCCTTCCTCACCTTCTTGCAAGCCCTCGATCTGCCTTGCGACCTCGAAATCATCCCCAACAATCATTTTCTCTGGAGTGTTGATGGCTTTAAGGCGTGGGCCAGCGATCGCAAAAGCCTGCTGATGGAGAGTTTCTACCGCGCCGGGCGCAAAGAACTCAACGTGCTGATGGCGGGTGACGAGCCCGTGGGTGGGCAATGGAACTTTGACAAAGAAAACCGCAAACCGCCCAAGGGCAAGCTCGACACGCCCGAGCCGCTAACCTTTGCACCCGACGAGATCACCCAAGCGGTGATTGAAACGGTACAAACTGCCGACTTTCCCACCTTTGGCGCAGTGGAACCGTTTCAATGGGCAGTCACCCGCGACCAAGCCCTGCAAGTGCTAGACCACTTCATCGCCACGCGGCTCAACACCTTTGGCCCCTATCAAGACGCCATGGTCACCGGCGAAGACACGATGTGGCACGCCCTGCTGTCGCCTTATCTCAACCTGGGTTTACTGCAACCGCTAGAGGTCATCGAAGTCGTGGAGCAGGCATACCACGAGCAAGATTTGCCCATCAACAGCGTGGAAGGCTTCATTCGCCAAGTGATGGGCTGGCGCGAATACATGCGCGGCCTTTACTGGCATGTGGATGAAGAGTATTTCGATCGCAATTTCTTCGACCACGATCGCCCCCTCCCCGACTTTTTTTGGACGGGCGACACCGACATGAACTGTCTGCACCAAGTCATCGATCAGGTGCAGCGCACGGGCTACGGACACCACATTCAGCGCCTCATGATTCTCGCCAACTTTGCCCTGATCGCAGGCTTGCAACCCCAGGAAGTGGAAGACTGGTTTCACGCCGCGTTCATCGACGCCTACGACTGGGTGATGCAGACCAACGTGCTCGGCATGGGCCTCTTTGCCGACGGTGGGGTGCTCGCGTCAAAACCCTACTCCGCCTCCGCCAACTATGTGAATCGCATGAGCGACTACTGCAAGGGCTGCCGCTACAACCACAAAGCAAAAACCGGCGACGACGCCTGCCCCTTCAACTTCTTCTACTGGGACTTTCTCGATCGCCACCGCGATAAACTCAAGTCCCAGGGCCGCATGAATTTCATCCTGGCTAATCTCGACAAAATGAACCCTGAAGATCTGGACGAGATCCGCGATCGGGCCGCTAACTTCTTCTAA
- a CDS encoding CAP domain-containing protein, with product MTINSKFRLWQPGMAIAIAILGMSPAAIAASPRLTDLPSVAAPPVAAPVVEAAIGSDLTADQRAEILTLHNAARAAVGVEPLAWSADLARDAQVWADYLASSDRFEHDATIRGQQGENLAASFGYANPIEIGVTSWIDERNLNYVPGVPLAEAMSRATGVIGHYTQIVWRDTTALGCGLATGADGMSKLVCRYNPPGNNLRQVPY from the coding sequence ATGACGATCAATAGTAAATTTCGATTGTGGCAACCGGGAATGGCGATCGCGATCGCCATTTTGGGGATGTCTCCCGCTGCGATCGCCGCGAGCCCTCGCCTGACAGATCTGCCCAGCGTTGCGGCTCCCCCCGTTGCGGCTCCCGTGGTGGAGGCGGCGATCGGCAGCGACTTAACCGCCGACCAGCGGGCAGAGATTCTCACGCTGCATAATGCGGCTCGGGCAGCCGTCGGTGTGGAACCGCTGGCGTGGTCGGCGGATTTGGCGCGGGATGCACAAGTGTGGGCAGATTATCTGGCTAGCAGCGATCGCTTTGAGCACGATGCCACCATTCGCGGGCAGCAGGGCGAAAATCTGGCCGCCAGTTTTGGGTATGCCAACCCGATTGAAATTGGCGTCACCAGTTGGATTGATGAACGCAACCTTAATTACGTCCCGGGCGTGCCCCTGGCGGAGGCCATGTCTCGCGCGACAGGCGTGATCGGTCATTACACCCAAATCGTTTGGCGCGATACGACTGCGCTGGGCTGTGGTTTGGCAACCGGGGCCGATGGCATGAGTAAGCTGGTCTGCCGCTACAATCCACCCGGCAACAATCTGCGTCAGGTGCCGTATTAA
- a CDS encoding NYN domain-containing protein, translated as MNDPAANHDRYEAIAAKLSDALIQIQAAHPDWVQARYRLRSLAANRAKLVQKFVELLQGAANANVASDQVLELLAKLLEPVVNETQFYQQVRHLVATELSSSIVPLREQSLIWQPELELATQSAAKNENAIAILLLDAENIDLNQEAEAWLETHCNYPMTLKFAFGNWKTLGDRDAQLHRRGYQLLHVPKGKNHADDKMTIIGSSILVHFPNIKAAIVGSNDNDLENLRHTLRFQGLDVSLLQRHQQTLKLINCKTKESTTLTLLAATPMPSVEQGIQYCQTYLANAEAPKILISQLSSDFSRDLGFPISTFVKHHQLGKTPKAFFQKSTRFKVTAGHNASQWYVSNCAQFSSENTDTDNSQSQKFTISTLRRVCVGIAKALIQKQSGSAVSIGLLAITFRQQHGQPIKTVLKQLKLGQSLPEFLQTCNGLELRQEKLEWMITLL; from the coding sequence GTGAATGACCCTGCTGCTAATCACGACCGCTATGAGGCGATCGCTGCAAAACTCAGCGATGCTTTAATCCAAATTCAGGCTGCGCATCCTGACTGGGTTCAAGCTCGATATCGCCTGCGATCACTAGCAGCAAATCGAGCCAAACTGGTGCAAAAATTTGTGGAGTTGCTGCAAGGCGCGGCTAATGCCAACGTGGCGAGCGATCAGGTGCTGGAACTGTTAGCCAAACTGCTGGAACCTGTCGTCAATGAAACGCAATTTTATCAACAGGTTCGTCATCTAGTTGCGACTGAGTTGTCATCCTCGATTGTGCCGCTGCGTGAACAATCTTTGATTTGGCAACCAGAACTGGAACTGGCTACACAGTCAGCTGCTAAAAATGAAAATGCGATCGCCATTTTGCTATTAGATGCTGAAAATATCGATCTTAATCAAGAGGCAGAAGCCTGGTTAGAAACTCATTGCAACTATCCCATGACTTTAAAGTTTGCATTTGGCAACTGGAAAACTTTGGGTGACCGTGACGCTCAACTTCATCGTCGAGGATATCAATTACTGCATGTGCCGAAAGGTAAGAATCACGCCGATGACAAAATGACCATTATTGGGTCGTCGATTCTAGTACATTTCCCCAACATCAAAGCAGCGATCGTTGGTTCCAACGATAATGATCTAGAAAATCTTCGCCATACTCTTCGCTTTCAAGGATTAGATGTCAGTCTTTTGCAAAGGCATCAACAAACTCTCAAACTAATCAACTGTAAAACAAAAGAAAGCACAACCCTCACGTTGCTTGCTGCGACTCCAATGCCCTCAGTTGAACAAGGCATCCAGTATTGCCAAACCTATTTAGCCAATGCCGAGGCACCTAAAATTCTCATATCGCAACTATCTTCAGACTTTTCCAGAGATCTCGGTTTTCCCATTAGTACATTTGTTAAACATCACCAATTAGGTAAAACCCCGAAAGCCTTTTTTCAAAAATCCACCCGATTCAAAGTAACGGCAGGGCACAATGCCTCTCAATGGTACGTCAGCAACTGCGCTCAATTCTCATCTGAAAACACAGACACTGACAATTCTCAATCTCAAAAATTTACCATTTCAACGCTTAGGCGAGTCTGTGTTGGTATCGCCAAAGCGCTCATTCAGAAGCAATCAGGTAGTGCAGTATCGATCGGGTTGCTGGCGATTACCTTTCGACAACAACATGGTCAACCCATCAAAACGGTATTAAAACAGCTTAAGTTAGGACAGAGTTTGCCCGAATTTTTGCAGACCTGTAATGGTCTTGAGTTGAGACAGGAGAAGCTTGAATGGATGATTACTTTGCTCTAA